A DNA window from Brenneria izadpanahii contains the following coding sequences:
- a CDS encoding tyrosine-type recombinase/integrase, which yields MALTDTKVRSAKPEEKEYSLVDGDGMFLLVHPNGSKYWRFRFRFGGKQHLMAFGVYPEVSLADARQKREDARKLVAAGIDPREQKRAVQEEQAKAVFTFEFVAREWHATNQKWSEEHSRRVLKSLEDNLFSAIGKRNIAELKTRDLLAPIKVVEQSGRLEVASRLQQRTTAIMRYAVQSGLIDYNPAQEMAGAVASSNRQHRPALELKHTPELLQRIDSYTGRPLTRLAVELTLLIFIRSSELRFARWSEIDFETSMWTIPPERKPIEGVKHSHRGSKMRTPHLVPLSRQALVILKQIQQFSGNHELIFIGDHDPRKPMSENTVNNALRVMGYDTKVDVCGHGFRTMACSSLIESGLWSRDAVERQMSHMERNSVRAAYIHKAEHLDERKLMLQWWADFLDANREKAVSAFDFGKLLAD from the coding sequence ATGGCCCTGACAGATACTAAGGTACGTTCTGCTAAACCCGAGGAAAAAGAGTATTCGCTGGTCGATGGCGACGGCATGTTTTTGCTAGTTCATCCCAATGGCTCAAAATACTGGCGCTTTCGTTTTCGCTTCGGTGGCAAACAGCACCTGATGGCGTTTGGCGTCTATCCCGAAGTTTCACTGGCGGATGCCAGACAGAAGCGGGAAGACGCCAGAAAGTTGGTTGCTGCGGGCATTGATCCGCGTGAGCAAAAACGTGCGGTACAAGAAGAACAGGCGAAGGCGGTATTCACTTTTGAGTTTGTAGCCCGAGAGTGGCACGCTACCAATCAAAAGTGGTCGGAAGAGCATAGCCGCCGCGTGCTGAAAAGCCTGGAAGATAACCTCTTCTCTGCTATCGGTAAACGCAACATTGCCGAACTCAAAACGCGAGACCTGTTAGCCCCTATTAAGGTGGTTGAACAATCAGGCCGTCTTGAAGTGGCATCACGACTTCAACAACGCACAACCGCAATAATGCGCTACGCGGTACAAAGCGGGTTAATCGACTACAACCCGGCGCAGGAAATGGCGGGCGCTGTGGCATCAAGTAATCGGCAGCATCGTCCTGCACTGGAATTAAAGCATACTCCCGAGCTGCTTCAGCGCATCGATAGCTATACCGGCAGGCCATTAACGCGTTTGGCGGTAGAGTTGACGTTATTGATCTTTATCCGCTCCAGCGAACTGCGCTTTGCCCGTTGGTCGGAGATCGATTTTGAAACCTCAATGTGGACTATCCCTCCTGAGAGAAAACCGATAGAGGGTGTGAAGCACTCTCATCGTGGCTCAAAAATGCGTACTCCGCATTTAGTGCCCCTTTCCCGACAGGCGTTAGTTATTTTGAAGCAAATACAGCAATTCAGCGGCAACCATGAACTGATCTTTATTGGCGATCACGATCCGCGTAAGCCCATGAGTGAAAATACGGTGAACAATGCCTTGCGGGTAATGGGGTACGACACCAAGGTTGACGTCTGCGGTCACGGCTTCAGGACAATGGCCTGTAGCTCGCTAATTGAATCGGGGTTATGGTCGAGGGATGCAGTGGAGCGCCAGATGAGCCATATGGAACGTAACTCGGTACGGGCGGCGTACATCCACAAAGCGGAGCATCTGGATGAACGCAAGCTGATGTTGCAATGGTGGGCGGATTTTCTGGATGCGAATCGGGAGAAGGCGGTGAGTGCGTTTGATTTTGGGAAGTTATTGGCTGACTAA
- a CDS encoding type I restriction-modification enzyme R subunit C-terminal domain-containing protein, whose translation MTPEAKARQIIDSRLEQAGWIIQDMKQVNLSAGLGVVIREFPTDSGPADYVLFINRDMVGVIEAKRDSAGENITVTEIQSDRYASAKLKWRKDSAPLRFLFQATGQIIRFTDNADPSPRSREIFHFFKPETLATWLDQPETLRRRLAEQMPALPERNLRDCQISAVTGLEASLAQNKPRALVHMATGAGKTFTAITSVYRLLKFGGAKRILFLVDTRNLGKQAHQEFMAYTPPDDGRKFTELYNVQRLNSPNVDPHAQVCISTIQRMYSILSGEPIDESAEDVSLNEVQQTSRQEKFVRYNPLVPIETFDFIIIDECHRSIYNLWKQVLDYFDASLVGLTATPDKRTFGFFNENIVAEYTYEQSVADGVNVGYDVYEIETEITKKGSELKAKEWVDHRDRQTRKKRWSETEEDTIYSGKELDRSVVNPSQIRKVILAMKNAVEKQIFPSRQETPKTLIFAKTDSHADDIINIVREIYDQGNAFCKKVTYRSDEDADSVLSSFRNDYNPRIAVTVDMIATGTDIKPLEVLLFMRDVRSKGYYEQMKGRGVRSLDSDSLKRVSNSADGDKSRFVLIDAVGVEKSLKTESRPLEKKPNIALKDLLQGVAMGCRDDDTVLSLANRLIRLAKQLDGKAKARIEEASGGLSIGELGKGLITALDPDAIVATALDIALAQGLIRNEETLLPEEIAAARAGRVAEACAPFDKPSLRDAIENARREREQLIDHINLDQVIFSGFSEQAESQAKANIAEFVSYIQRHKDEIAALSFFYQQPYQRRALTFDMIEELHEHLAKPPLMLTTERLWSAYARVQTNQVKGVERKRQLTDLVSLVRFALGLESELKPFADEVDKRFQTWIFRHNAQRASAFTPEQTEWLRLIKEHIASSCSIQRDDFDYAELADKGGLQKAWQLFGKELDTLITEMNKELVA comes from the coding sequence ATGACGCCAGAAGCGAAGGCGCGCCAGATAATCGATTCGAGGCTAGAACAAGCCGGTTGGATTATTCAGGATATGAAGCAAGTTAACCTGTCGGCAGGCCTTGGCGTAGTGATACGTGAATTCCCCACAGACAGCGGACCTGCGGATTATGTGTTGTTCATAAACCGGGATATGGTCGGCGTCATTGAAGCTAAAAGGGATAGCGCTGGTGAAAATATTACAGTGACCGAGATCCAGTCCGACCGTTATGCTTCGGCCAAACTGAAATGGCGCAAAGACTCGGCTCCTCTGCGTTTCCTATTCCAAGCTACGGGGCAAATCATCCGCTTTACTGATAATGCTGATCCCTCCCCGCGCTCGCGCGAGATCTTCCACTTCTTCAAACCGGAAACCTTGGCAACCTGGCTGGATCAACCAGAGACCCTACGACGCCGTTTGGCCGAGCAGATGCCTGCCCTGCCAGAGCGTAACTTACGCGACTGCCAAATTAGTGCAGTAACTGGTCTGGAAGCATCATTGGCCCAGAATAAGCCGAGAGCTTTAGTACATATGGCTACTGGTGCGGGCAAAACCTTTACGGCGATCACTTCGGTGTACCGACTGCTTAAATTTGGCGGTGCTAAGCGTATTCTCTTCTTGGTGGATACTCGTAACCTCGGCAAACAAGCACATCAAGAGTTCATGGCTTACACTCCGCCGGATGATGGGCGTAAGTTTACTGAACTCTATAACGTACAACGTTTGAATTCTCCGAATGTCGATCCCCATGCTCAGGTATGTATCAGTACCATTCAACGGATGTACTCCATCTTAAGTGGCGAACCTATAGACGAGTCGGCTGAAGATGTTTCTCTCAATGAGGTGCAACAAACCAGTCGGCAAGAAAAGTTTGTTCGCTACAATCCGCTTGTTCCGATAGAGACTTTCGACTTCATCATTATCGATGAATGCCATCGAAGCATTTACAACCTTTGGAAGCAGGTTCTCGATTACTTTGACGCCAGTTTGGTAGGCCTGACCGCTACTCCTGATAAGCGTACCTTTGGCTTTTTTAACGAAAACATTGTTGCTGAATACACTTATGAACAATCAGTCGCTGATGGCGTCAACGTCGGTTACGACGTCTACGAAATCGAAACGGAAATAACCAAGAAAGGTTCTGAACTTAAAGCTAAAGAATGGGTGGATCATCGCGACCGGCAAACGCGCAAAAAGCGTTGGAGTGAAACTGAGGAAGATACGATTTATTCAGGGAAAGAGTTGGATCGTTCAGTAGTTAATCCCAGTCAGATTCGCAAAGTGATCCTTGCGATGAAGAATGCAGTTGAAAAACAGATCTTTCCATCCCGGCAAGAGACACCCAAAACGCTTATTTTTGCTAAAACAGACAGCCACGCTGATGACATCATCAATATAGTGCGTGAAATCTATGACCAAGGGAATGCATTTTGCAAGAAAGTCACTTATCGATCGGACGAAGATGCGGATAGTGTCCTCAGTAGTTTTCGTAATGACTACAACCCGCGTATCGCTGTGACAGTGGATATGATTGCCACTGGTACTGATATCAAGCCGTTGGAAGTTCTGCTGTTTATGCGTGATGTTCGTAGCAAGGGTTACTACGAGCAGATGAAAGGCCGAGGTGTGCGATCGCTCGATAGCGATAGCTTGAAGCGTGTGAGTAACAGTGCTGATGGCGATAAAAGTCGTTTCGTGCTGATTGATGCTGTTGGGGTGGAGAAATCGCTTAAAACTGAGAGCCGCCCACTAGAGAAAAAGCCGAATATTGCGTTGAAGGATCTCCTTCAGGGCGTCGCTATGGGGTGTCGGGATGATGACACCGTTTTGTCATTGGCTAATCGTCTCATCCGACTTGCCAAACAGTTGGATGGCAAGGCCAAGGCTCGAATTGAAGAAGCTTCAGGGGGACTGAGTATTGGTGAGCTCGGTAAAGGTTTAATCACTGCACTGGATCCCGATGCTATTGTTGCGACAGCGCTTGATATTGCTCTCGCACAGGGGCTTATCCGTAACGAAGAGACCTTATTGCCTGAGGAGATCGCTGCTGCTCGTGCTGGCCGTGTCGCTGAAGCTTGTGCTCCTTTTGATAAACCATCATTGCGTGATGCTATTGAGAACGCTCGTCGTGAGCGAGAGCAATTGATTGATCATATCAACCTGGATCAGGTCATCTTCTCTGGCTTCTCTGAACAGGCTGAGAGCCAAGCTAAAGCTAATATTGCTGAATTTGTGAGTTATATTCAGCGGCATAAGGATGAAATTGCCGCACTTAGCTTCTTCTATCAACAACCTTACCAGCGACGGGCATTGACCTTTGACATGATCGAGGAATTGCACGAACATCTCGCCAAGCCGCCATTGATGCTGACCACTGAACGACTATGGAGTGCCTATGCGCGGGTTCAGACCAACCAGGTCAAAGGCGTTGAGCGCAAGCGCCAACTCACCGATCTGGTCTCGCTGGTCCGTTTTGCCCTGGGGCTAGAGAGTGAGCTCAAACCTTTTGCCGATGAGGTAGATAAGCGCTTCCAGACCTGGATTTTCCGCCACAACGCTCAACGTGCCAGTGCCTTTACCCCGGAACAAACCGAATGGTTGCGCCTGATCAAAGAGCATATTGCCAGCAGTTGCAGCATTCAGCGCGATGATTTTGACTACGCCGAACTGGCCGATAAGGGCGGGTTGCAGAAGGCATGGCAACTATTTGGTAAGGAGTTGGATACCTTGATAACAGAAATGAATAAGGAATTGGTGGCGTGA
- a CDS encoding restriction endonuclease subunit S — protein sequence MSTLPIGWARVDFDESVDVVSDRGFRIKQKDYLTSGKLPVIDQGEGFIGGYTNDLDAQVISPSPLIVFGDHTRRFKLVTFPFAVGADGVKLFSPIPVWEPKFLFLQLQNLSIENRGYGRHFQHLRKKSLFLAPFPEQIRIVEKLEELLTGLDSGMAELKVAQKKLSQYRQSLLKAAVEGALTAEWRENNPPIESGSQLLERILLERRARWEAKQLAKFTEQGKKPPKDWQNKYPEPVQPDTTDLPQLPEGWVWASVEQIASDEQYSLAIGPFGSNLKVSDYRASGVPLVFVRNIRSGNYGGENTRFVSQIKANELSAHGVMPGDVVVTKMGEPPGDADVYPDDQPPAIITADCIKIRCCGELMNPLFLKIAINSNVGKRQIEPMTKGVAQKKVSLGRFSKLAVPVPPANEQSLIVRMVGEADNDAFVQLAAIDLSLKQCSAQRQNILRAAFSGQLVTQEPNDEPASVLLERIRAQRAEQAKQPKPRMTKKKESTTVARKLIDVLTEASDWLPAQEAFRRCGIADGAQTEEIEALYAELRTLDKSQHLSFKAVFDLVDTPEGKKHRKVADHLKWVG from the coding sequence GTGAGTACATTGCCAATCGGATGGGCTCGGGTTGATTTTGATGAATCGGTTGATGTCGTATCAGATCGTGGATTTCGAATAAAACAAAAAGACTATCTAACGTCAGGAAAACTACCCGTAATTGATCAAGGTGAAGGATTCATCGGGGGCTACACAAATGACCTTGATGCTCAAGTCATATCACCAAGTCCGCTGATCGTTTTCGGCGATCATACACGTCGTTTCAAACTAGTAACATTTCCGTTTGCTGTTGGAGCCGATGGCGTAAAACTCTTTTCACCAATCCCTGTTTGGGAACCAAAATTCCTATTTTTACAGCTACAAAATCTCTCTATCGAAAATAGAGGGTATGGTCGTCACTTCCAGCATTTACGCAAAAAATCACTTTTTCTTGCCCCTTTCCCAGAACAAATCCGCATCGTAGAAAAACTCGAAGAGCTGCTAACAGGTCTCGATTCTGGTATGGCCGAGCTTAAAGTTGCACAGAAAAAGCTTTCTCAGTATCGCCAGTCATTGCTCAAAGCCGCCGTCGAAGGGGCTTTGACAGCAGAGTGGCGAGAGAACAACCCACCGATCGAGAGTGGATCACAACTGTTGGAACGCATTCTGCTTGAGCGCCGCGCGCGCTGGGAAGCCAAGCAGTTGGCCAAGTTCACCGAGCAGGGCAAAAAACCACCGAAGGACTGGCAGAATAAATACCCTGAGCCGGTTCAGCCCGATACCACTGATTTACCGCAACTGCCGGAGGGGTGGGTTTGGGCGAGTGTGGAACAAATTGCTTCTGATGAACAATACAGCCTTGCTATAGGACCATTTGGCAGCAACCTTAAAGTTTCTGATTACCGTGCTTCAGGTGTGCCTTTGGTCTTTGTTCGCAATATTCGCTCCGGCAATTACGGTGGTGAGAACACCAGGTTTGTATCACAGATAAAAGCAAACGAGCTAAGTGCGCATGGTGTAATGCCGGGTGATGTCGTAGTTACAAAAATGGGCGAGCCACCAGGGGATGCAGACGTATATCCAGACGATCAGCCTCCTGCGATTATCACGGCAGATTGCATAAAAATTCGATGCTGTGGCGAATTAATGAACCCATTATTTTTGAAAATAGCGATCAATTCGAATGTTGGAAAGCGTCAAATTGAGCCAATGACTAAAGGTGTAGCCCAAAAAAAGGTAAGCCTTGGTCGATTCAGTAAGTTAGCGGTCCCTGTACCACCAGCCAATGAACAATCTCTAATTGTGCGGATGGTTGGCGAAGCAGACAACGATGCTTTTGTACAATTAGCTGCCATCGATTTATCGCTCAAACAATGCAGCGCCCAACGCCAAAATATTCTGCGTGCCGCATTCTCTGGGCAATTAGTAACGCAGGAGCCTAATGATGAACCTGCCAGCGTGCTGCTGGAACGCATTCGCGCCCAGCGGGCGGAACAGGCTAAGCAGCCTAAACCTCGCATGACTAAGAAAAAGGAGAGCACCACAGTGGCTCGCAAATTAATCGATGTACTCACCGAGGCTAGCGACTGGCTGCCAGCACAAGAGGCCTTTCGCCGCTGTGGGATTGCTGATGGAGCGCAAACCGAAGAGATTGAAGCGCTGTATGCCGAATTGCGCACATTGGATAAGAGTCAGCATCTATCATTCAAGGCGGTCTTCGACTTGGTTGACACACCGGAAGGCAAAAAACACCGCAAGGTCGCCGACCATTTAAAGTGGGTTGGCTAA
- a CDS encoding AAA family ATPase, which translates to MRLDKLTIGSAKDSPTHQFKNLKNVTIDFDEEHWVTVVIGWNGTGKSNVLEALAIIFRDLIAKKRTPSFAFQLAYRMGSDEKLLHIHIDADPDRDKEPFVIHVATDLQARGEGTLTPFIEGEETVSALRGNAIKLTAFLKADSDFLPRYVFSYYSGESPRMHEIFRPYLESYDSKLRNGEDPGLKRLFYAMPVHSQFVLLAFLIQQSDIVRTFLDEHLGLDPDEGIESVLFVLRQPPWKSKATDGDPRFWNARGVVRDFLSRLYDIALAPIEVSRQVSTSIWNKTTLQFKYLYVKDIEALRRLVGDQVPAQFFRDLESTYVSELIEEVRIKVRLKKNDGSVTFRELSEGEQQLLTVLGLLRFTAEDESLFLLDEPDTHLNPRWSVDYISYLKQFIASGTTHEETSHILLTTHNPLAIAELDREQVQILRMSKEDEQRRIVACYPEMAPRGMGYAAIVTSDMFGIASSLDQPTQLLLETQRAFAAKSHLSVEEQQELDIINAQLNRLGFRFFHPDDEYSRYLRLRNEILMARFTVTKPRELADRVVAMSRSEREALATALIEKLMSDDDEQMDKVDP; encoded by the coding sequence ATGCGTTTAGATAAGCTCACCATAGGTAGCGCCAAAGACAGCCCAACCCACCAGTTCAAAAACCTGAAGAATGTCACCATCGACTTTGATGAAGAACATTGGGTCACCGTGGTAATTGGTTGGAACGGCACCGGAAAATCTAATGTGCTGGAAGCATTGGCTATCATCTTTCGAGATTTGATCGCCAAAAAACGCACACCCTCTTTTGCCTTTCAACTGGCTTATCGCATGGGTTCTGACGAAAAGTTGCTCCACATTCACATTGATGCCGACCCAGATCGTGACAAAGAGCCTTTCGTAATTCATGTTGCGACGGACTTGCAGGCCCGTGGTGAGGGAACTCTGACTCCATTCATCGAAGGTGAGGAGACAGTATCAGCCTTACGTGGTAACGCCATTAAGCTCACAGCCTTCTTGAAGGCAGACAGCGATTTTCTGCCTCGTTATGTGTTCAGCTACTACTCTGGCGAAAGCCCGCGTATGCATGAGATATTTCGTCCCTACCTGGAAAGCTACGATAGCAAACTGCGTAACGGCGAAGACCCAGGTTTAAAACGGTTGTTCTATGCCATGCCGGTGCATAGTCAGTTCGTTTTGCTCGCATTTTTGATTCAACAATCAGACATCGTCAGAACCTTTCTGGATGAACACCTGGGGCTAGACCCTGATGAGGGTATTGAATCCGTACTGTTTGTACTACGTCAACCACCATGGAAATCCAAGGCTACCGATGGCGATCCTCGTTTCTGGAATGCGCGTGGTGTAGTGCGTGACTTCTTATCGCGTCTCTATGACATCGCATTGGCTCCGATTGAAGTGTCTCGACAGGTATCGACATCAATCTGGAACAAAACGACTCTGCAGTTTAAGTATCTCTATGTGAAGGATATTGAGGCACTGCGGCGCTTGGTCGGTGATCAAGTCCCGGCCCAGTTTTTTCGGGATTTGGAGAGCACCTATGTTTCAGAATTAATTGAAGAAGTTCGCATTAAAGTTCGTCTTAAGAAAAACGATGGTAGCGTGACCTTTCGCGAGCTAAGTGAAGGTGAGCAGCAGCTGCTCACCGTCCTCGGCTTGCTTCGCTTTACCGCAGAAGATGAAAGCCTATTTCTGTTGGATGAGCCTGACACGCACTTAAACCCCCGCTGGAGTGTGGATTACATATCGTATCTCAAGCAGTTCATTGCGAGCGGTACTACCCATGAAGAGACCAGTCACATCTTGCTCACAACTCACAATCCTCTAGCCATTGCCGAACTGGACCGAGAGCAAGTACAAATCTTGCGGATGAGCAAGGAGGATGAACAGCGTCGGATTGTGGCCTGTTACCCAGAGATGGCACCTCGAGGAATGGGCTACGCAGCAATCGTGACCAGCGATATGTTTGGAATTGCTTCATCACTGGATCAACCTACACAGTTGCTGTTGGAAACACAGAGGGCTTTCGCCGCCAAATCACACCTCTCGGTAGAGGAACAGCAAGAACTGGATATCATCAACGCTCAACTAAATCGCCTTGGTTTTCGGTTTTTCCATCCTGATGACGAATACTCACGATATTTGCGACTTCGCAATGAAATCCTTATGGCTCGTTTTACGGTTACAAAACCAAGAGAGCTAGCGGATAGAGTGGTTGCTATGAGTCGGAGCGAGCGGGAGGCGCTTGCGACCGCTCTGATTGAAAAGCTGATGTCTGATGATGATGAGCAGATGGATAAGGTCGATCCATGA
- a CDS encoding HsdM family class I SAM-dependent methyltransferase, which produces MNASTLVQKLWNFCNTLRDDGVGYGDYLEQLTYLLFLKLAHEYAQEPYNHATKIPKGYGWSSLSSKTGEPLEAHYLSTLHKLGQEPGMLGAIFFKAQNKIQDPAKLSRLVQLIDAENWISLDADTKGDLYEGLLQKNAEDTKSGAGQYFTPRAIIQAMVACMQPEPMKTIADPACGTGGFFLVVNEWLSGTGHWLQENADWLQREIPKLNRTQARFLREGTFYGNEIVSSTRRMCLMNLFLHNIGELYGEPAIERSDALISEPKIKVDYVLANPPFGKKSSMTITNEEGDEDRDALTYERQDFWETTSNKQLNFLQHIVSMLKLDGKAAVVLPDNVLFEGGVGEKIRRKLLENCDVHTILRLPSGIFYAQGVKANVVFFDAKPKDGKIHTKGIWFYDLRTGKHFTLKTRTLKLNDLQDFIACYNPKNRHKRQETERFKFFSYEELVARDKASLDIFWLKDDSLDNLEDLPPPDVLQHEIIEHLEAALTAFREVANELQVVSKQTDG; this is translated from the coding sequence ATGAACGCAAGCACCCTAGTCCAGAAACTCTGGAACTTCTGTAACACTCTGCGCGATGATGGCGTCGGTTATGGCGACTATCTGGAGCAGCTCACCTATCTGTTGTTTTTAAAGCTGGCACACGAATATGCACAAGAGCCCTATAACCACGCCACCAAAATCCCCAAAGGCTATGGCTGGAGCAGTTTGAGCAGCAAAACTGGCGAGCCGTTAGAGGCGCATTACCTATCTACTCTGCACAAACTGGGGCAGGAGCCGGGTATGCTGGGCGCTATCTTCTTCAAGGCACAGAACAAGATTCAAGATCCAGCCAAGCTTTCTCGCTTGGTACAACTCATTGATGCGGAAAACTGGATCAGCTTGGATGCCGATACCAAAGGCGATCTCTACGAAGGTCTGCTGCAAAAAAACGCTGAGGACACCAAGAGTGGTGCCGGTCAGTACTTTACCCCCCGAGCCATCATTCAAGCTATGGTCGCCTGTATGCAGCCCGAGCCGATGAAAACCATCGCCGATCCTGCCTGTGGCACGGGGGGATTCTTTCTGGTCGTCAATGAATGGTTATCAGGTACAGGTCACTGGCTGCAAGAAAACGCCGATTGGTTGCAGCGTGAAATTCCCAAGCTCAATAGGACACAAGCGCGCTTTTTGCGTGAGGGGACCTTCTACGGTAACGAGATAGTTTCCAGCACGCGCCGCATGTGTCTGATGAACCTGTTTTTGCACAATATTGGCGAGCTGTATGGCGAACCAGCGATAGAGCGTTCCGATGCCCTGATTTCAGAGCCAAAAATCAAGGTTGATTATGTGCTGGCCAATCCACCGTTTGGCAAAAAGAGCAGCATGACCATCACCAATGAAGAGGGTGATGAAGATCGTGATGCGCTGACTTACGAGCGCCAGGATTTCTGGGAAACTACCTCCAACAAGCAGCTTAACTTTCTACAGCACATCGTCAGCATGCTGAAACTGGATGGCAAGGCTGCAGTAGTACTGCCTGATAATGTATTATTTGAAGGTGGGGTAGGGGAAAAAATTCGACGGAAATTGCTGGAAAATTGTGATGTTCACACCATACTGCGTTTACCCTCAGGTATTTTTTATGCACAAGGCGTAAAAGCTAACGTTGTGTTCTTTGACGCAAAGCCCAAAGATGGGAAAATTCATACAAAAGGAATTTGGTTCTATGATCTGCGTACTGGCAAGCATTTTACGTTAAAGACTCGTACGCTAAAACTAAATGACTTGCAGGATTTTATCGCTTGCTATAACCCAAAAAATCGTCACAAAAGACAAGAAACTGAACGTTTCAAGTTCTTCAGCTATGAAGAGCTTGTAGCTAGAGATAAGGCTAGCCTCGATATTTTTTGGTTGAAAGACGACAGCCTGGATAATCTTGAGGATTTGCCTCCACCAGATGTTCTACAGCACGAAATTATTGAACATTTAGAAGCGGCGTTAACCGCTTTCCGCGAAGTGGCTAATGAGTTACAAGTTGTATCTAAGCAGACAGATGGCTAA